CGTTTCGATCCTCTTTTTTGTTTGTATCTCCGGCGTTTCTGCGCAAGAAGTTCACAGAGCGGCCGCGACGTATCGAAGTTCGATTTCTTTCGATGAAAAAAGAATCGCAGACATTAAAGAATCCTTAAATACTCAGTCGCCTAACTTCCCCGAGACGATCAAGTTATTCTTTCAGGAATTGAAAGGAAACTATGCGGTCTTTTACGACTGGAACGGAGAAACCGTATATTACAAATATAGAATGAATAAATTCGACAAGTCGCGTGCCAGAATGGTTCGAAAACTAGCGGAAGGCGCGGCCTATGAAGTAAGAGGAAGATGGGAAGGTATGATCGTCTATCAGGTTTCCACAATTCCACATTTTAAAAAAGCCTCCGAAGTCACACTCGAAGACAAAAAAGGAAGATTCTCCATCCCGGTTTTTGATCTGGGAGAATTTAGAGAACTCGCTCTGGATGAAATTATCTATTAAAAGTCTAATTCCGATTTTTTTCGTTTTTTGTTTTTTTCCTCCTACTACAATGCGGGCTTTGGATCCATTGGATCCGGCATTATTCTATCATTCTCCTTCCTCTCCTTTTCTTCTCAACCTTCTCAAGATTCGTTTCCCCGAAAAAGCGGAAGTCAGGATGAACGGAAACGGATATCATTGGAAAGTGATTCCAACGAAAGGAAGAGCTTGGATGTTGATCCTTCGAGAATGGGACGGTCCTTTCAAAGAAGAATCACTGAAAACTCTCCTTAAAGATTTGTTTCCGAATTCGAAGGAATTGAACCTCCCGAAATGGGACGGTCTCCTCTCAATCGGTGCCGAGAGAAAAGAAATCATTTCGGGAAATCCACTCACGGTTCGTTATTATCTGTTTCAAAAAAAAGAGAAGATCGTTTCCGTCTATCTCGTATTCGATACCGAAAACAAAACGATCTCCGATTTTTTCGAAGATCCGAAAAAGTTTTTCGAACCGATTTCCCAAGATTCTTTGTAAATCCTTCCCCAAAAAATTCACTTGAAGAACAAGACTTCCCAGAAAAACTGGAAACTCTCCGGGCCTATAGCTCAGTTGGTTAGAGCGGCAGACTCATAATCTGCGGGTCGAAGGTTCAAGAGAACTCAGCGGATGCCTCTCTACGGATCGGCATCCATCTTCTGGGCCCAATGGAGAAAAACTTTCCTCTTTTTAAATTCAAACCTCTGAATGCAACTTCCTGCAGAAATTCACTTGAAGAACAAGACTTCCCAGAAAAACTGGAAACTCTCCGGGCCTATAGCTCAGTTGGTTAGAGCGGCAGACTCATAATCTGCGGGTCGAAGGTTCAAGTCCTTCTGGGCCCAATGGAGAAATGCCTTCCTGAAAATAAAATCCAATTTCAAATTACGCCGATCTCCCAGAAGGACTGGAAGCTTTTTCGTGAGAGCCTTTGTAGCGATCCATAGAGAGCGTAACAAAGGCGACTCGAGCCACGGATGGCGAGAGCACGAAAAAGACGCCGTGGAGCCAAGTTTTCCAGGATGGAAAACTGCGAAACGGCAAGTCCGAATTCTAAAAGCGAAGGTGCAAGGAAACTCAGCGAATTCCTCCCTACGGGTCGGAATTCATCTTCTGGGTCCAATGGAGAAACGACTTCCTGAAAATAAAATCCAATTTCAAATTACGCCGATCTCCCAGAAGGACTTGAAGCTTTTTCGTGAGAGCCTTTGTAGCGATCCATAGAGAGCGTAACAAAGGCGACTCGAGCCACGGATGGCGAGAGCACGAAAAAGACGCCGTGGAGCCAAGTTTTCCAGGATGGAAAACTGCGAAACGGCAAGTCCGAATTCTAAAAGCGAAGGTGCAAGAGAACTCAGCGAATTCCTCCCTATGGGTCGGAATTCATCTTCTGGGTCCAATGGAGAAACGACTTCCTGAAAATAAAATCCAATTTCAAATTACGCCGATCGTACGTCCGAATACCGCAGAAAGATTCCCTGCATTCGAAGTTTGCAAAAAATAAATTCCGCTCTTGGGAAATGAGATTCGAATTTTGAACCGGAGCTCCAAAACGTTCGCGAAAGAATTTCGAATTGAAAAGAGATCTTTTTAAGAAACGAATTCAGTCCATTTTCACCGGCGAAATGAACTCCTATCAACGCAGGACAAGTCTCGAAACAAAAGGAACTACAAAGAGATTCGCCTTGTCAAAGTTCCTGCTCAGGAATCTTCTCTTTTAAAATTAAAATTTATTAATATAGGAGCGAAAGAGTGTTTCATCGAAGAATTTCCAAGCAAGAATCAGAGCGTGTTTGAAGTCTTCACAGAAAGTTGTCGGAGTTACGACAACTTCGCTGTGAAAATTTAAGTTGAGATTAGAATGATTTTCTGATAGAGGAACGTTTTCCGATTTTTCCCGCGAGCCCGCCTCCTCCACCCGATTTGGGTGGGGGCCGTTTTCCGAAAAATTGTCGGAACAACGACAAATCCCTTTTGAAAAATGGAAACTCACACAAAAAATGGGGGCTCTCGGTTTGTTCACAGAGAGGCATACGACTTTGAAAAAAAAATTCAAATTAGGAACCGTGATCCCACAAAGAGAATTAGAATTTTCCATCGGAAGGAAAAAACAAAAAATCATCGTAACCATTGGAAAACCGAAACCCGCCAAGGAGGAAACAATGGACTGGTATTGCCCATTTCAGATCCAAGGAATTGGACTCGAAGGAATCAAAGGAACCTTTGGAATGGAATGGAATCGATTCGATCCAAGCCCTTCCGTTTGCGATGGAAAGGATCGGCTCTATCGTACGACTTCATTCTCAAAAACTAAATCCTGGAAAGATTTCCTGGATTAACGAACAAGACCTCGGCTTTCCCGTTCCCGATACGCCGGAAATGGTTCTGAAAAAAGAAATCGCATGGCAAAAACTTCTCCAAAGAAAAAAGGGGAATTGAAAGAATCAACGTTAGACATTCTTTTTCTTTTCGATCGAAACTGAAAATTCCACATCTCGGAAATTCTCAATTTGAAAATCATTTTTCCTCAAACCCCTAAAAGGGATCGGATACGAAAGGTCTAAAATGCCCATGACCTTTTCCATCGTTTCGCTTAACAAATACGAATCACAATCCATCTCTTTAGAGAAATGTAAAAAGTGGGTTCATCAAGAAGCACTTCGTTTCACAATCCCCGCGTGAGCGGTTCGGAAAGCGCGAAGCGTCTCGCAGAGACGAGCGCGAATGCGCGAGCTTGGAGAGACGCGACCCGGCGACGTGTTCTCATTCAAAGAAAAGACGCTCGAGTAAATCGAAACGTCGCCCGGGGCACGCCCGAATTTTATTTCCCGAAAGAAGTATTTTTCCTTCGCTTAATCTTTGAGATCAGAGAAGGATTTGTTTCTCTTTCGAAATTTCCGGAATACCGGGATGCGGAATTGAGGGATAACACTTAGAGACTATTTTTTTTAACAAAATATTTCCTTTAAAAAGGTTCAAATCTACGTAAATCCAGGTTGGCAGAGAAGTTTTTAGGTTCAATTCTGGCATCAGTATGGCTGAACTCTTGGAAAAAAAACCTTCTACTCGGAAGAGAAGAGGGAAAAGCGGACTTAACGTTTCTCCCGATGATATTTTTATTTTTCCGGTCCCGGATTATACCTATAAGTTTTTGGAAAAAGTTTGGTCCGCTTTTGTGAATAAGCTCGTCGCCCTGACTTTCACGAACAACCAACCGATGTTCAACTACGCAGTCTTCGAAGCGATCCAAGATAAGAATCTAAAGATCGTAAGTTCGGCGACTCACTTCAAAATGAAGGAGATCGCAACTCGGATCGGACTCAAAGACATTCAAGAATTTATTAACCGAGCCCTTCCGGTTTCGATCCAAGACCAAGACAACCTTTCCGCCAATTTTATCCGGGAAGCCATCATCTCCGTTGAAACCAAAAAACGCCCCGAAGTCGTCTTTAGCAGTTTGAAAGACGAGAAGATTCACCCGAACCTAAGACACCTTCTTTCGGGAACCATGAATTACGCCGCGGGAATTCCTCTCTTCGTCAAAGGAAATCCGATCGGTATGATCTGGGGAATTCGTCGCGACAGAATGACGGACGAACAAAGAGAAGAAGTCAGAGAACAACTCAGTTCCCTCTACGACGTCGTCGACTTCGTCGTCGCAAGAGAAATGGACAACAAAGCGGATCCTTATATCGCAAAGAAGAATATTGAAAAAGCGGACCTTCATTCTTACGCAAAACATCTCTATTATACAAGAACTTCCGGCCAGGTTCATCCGGTAACGTCGATCATCTTCGACTGTCATACATACAACTGTTCGTATCGTCTGGACGCGAGTTATATCATTCCGTCTAGCAACGGTTTTTCGGTGAGTCTCAAACGTTTCGAACCGGAAAAGACAAACGACACGGGAAAAATTCTTCTCTTAATCCCCGGTTTTTTCTGTAGAAGATCGGTGATGGACAAGGTCGCAAGAGAGATGGCCCTCAAATACGGCTATCGTGTCTTCTCGATGGACATGCGCGGTCGTTCCAGACAAACTCTTCCTTACAACGGAATCAAGGAAGGTTGGACGATCGACGACTTCATCCAAGAGGATTTTCCTGCGGTCCTAAATTGGATCCGTGAAAGTTTTCCCAAAGAGAAGATCGTCGTGATGGGACACAGTATGGGAGGAATGATTCCTCGTTACTACGCGTCCGCCTATGAAACCTTTGTCGCAAAGTATCCTCAGACCAAGGTCCCTCTTCCCGATCCGAAAGAAGCGATCTCCGGAATCATCTCGGTCACTTCTCCGAACTTCGTTTCCGTCGGAACGAACATTCCCGGGATGAACGCGATCAAAACGGGACTCAGCCTTCTTCCCACAAAATCGATTTCCGATTTTATCTTTGACCTAACCACATTCTCCCTTCAATCCACTCTTCCCACTGTGGACTTGAATAAGTTCTTTAAATTTCTCTTAGGACTCCATTCTTCCTTGAGAACGGTTTCTTTCGAACTCAGTACGAAGGTCGTAAACCTGCGAGACTTCGTTGGTTACAGACAAATCTCTCCTCCGGAATGGTACTTTCTCATCGAGGATATTTTTTGCGAAGAATCCACAAAGGTCATTCTACAATTCATCCGTTCTCAATTGAGTAAGGATCACGCTTTCTTTTCTTTCGACGGTTCGATCAATTACACCGAGCTTCAGAAAAATTTCGAACTTCCGATTTATTCCGTTTTAGGAACCTTGGACAAGATCGTTCCCGTGGATTCCGTCGAAGAAGAATTAAAAGCCCTTCCTTCCAAGAACAATCAAATCGTAAAATTCGATCAGGGACATTTGGGAATTCTTTTTCACATGCCGACGGTTCGAGAAATGTGCGCCGGCTTTCATGATTGGATTCAGAAACTGGATTAATTTCTGCGGGAAAGCATTTGACACCAAAGGTTTGCAAAGATAGCCTCCAAAGGGAATGGATCTCGTAGAAGCAAAAATTTCAGATATTTCCCTGACAAATGTTGGGTTCGCGGTTTTTTTAAAAACGAAGGATGATTCCGATTCCAGAGTGGTTCCGATTTTTATCGGGCCCTTGGAAACACATTCCATCACTTCGGTTTTGGACGGGACCAAACCTCCGAGACCCATGACCCACGATTTGATGACCGTTCTCCTCACAACTCTGAACGTAAGCATCGTGAAAATTTCGATCGAAGAAATCATAGACAATACCTTTTACGCCAAGATCACTCTTAGAAAAGACGAGGACGTGATCATTTTGGACGCAAGACCGAGCGACTCGATCGCCCTTGCCCTTCGTGCGAATGCTCCGATCTATCTCGCAAAAAAAGTAATCGAAGAGGCTGGAATCGAAATGAAAGACGAAGAGATTCCGGGAGAATCGATCGCGAGAGAAAAGATTTCTCAGCTTCCGAAAACCCAACTCGAAATTCTTCAAGAATCCTTAAACAACGCTCTCAAGACCGAGGACTATGAAAGCGCGGCGAGAATCCGCGATCAGATCAAAAAGCTGATCGAAAATTCTTAATTCAGTCGAAAGTGTTCTATTCGGCCGATGAAATCGGCGCAAACCGTTCAAAGAAAAACGATCGAATTCTACTTTTTGAATTCCGATCGAGAGGAGAAGCAGATTGGAAAAACTACTGATGGACATTCTGAACGCGGGAATCGCGTTGTTTCAAAACGGAGAAGGAAGAATCAAACAATCCTTAGCCGAACTCGATAAAATCTACCAAGAACTCAGAGAAAAGGGAGAAGCGAATCAGAGCTTCAAAGCGAACCAAGTCCGCGAACTTCTCAACAAAACGGTTCAGGACGCGACCGAGATTCTTTCCAAAGGTGGAGAAGGAAGACAAGAGGCGCTCGCAAAACTTCAGGAGAATTTTATCCGTCTTTCCGCAGAAGTCGAATCTTCCATTCCGGAACAATTCAAGGCCGCCGCAAGAACGACTCTGGACGAATTAAAACAGCTCTTGAGTAGAAAACAATAACGTTCCTTTTTTCGAAAATGTTGAGACAAGGCGGACGGCTTGGAAGAGTATTGTTTTCAGGCCGTTCTTCCTAAGCATGAATAAACTATCCTTCGTACTTTTTTTTACAGTCTTCATCGATATGATGGGATTCTCCGTAATCTTTCCCATCTTTCCCGAAACACTCAAAATCTTTCTCGCAAAATCCGGAGACCCGGTCTTAGATAAATTCACAGATCTTACGAGAATTCTTATGGAAGCCTCCGGTGGAGATTGGTCTTTATTTGTAGCCCTCTTCGGAGGAATCGTCGCAAGTCTTTATTCTCTCTTACAATTTGCGTTTGCTCCAATCTGGGGAAGAATTTCGGATCGAATCGGAAGAAAACCGATTCTTGTTTTTACGAGTCTTGGAAGTTTTTTCGGTTACGCGGTTTGGCTTTTTTCGGGAAGTTTTTCTCTCTTCGTTTTTTCCAGAGTGATCACTGGAATGATGGGTGGAAACATTTCGGTCGCCTCCGCGGCGATGGCCGATATCACGAGCGAAAAAGATCGCGCCAAAGGAATGGGATTGATCGGAGCCGGAGTCGGCTTGGGTTTTATCGCAGGTCCGCCGATCGGAGGACTTTTTGCAAAAGTAGACTTGAGTTTTTTTGAACTCTTGTTTCCGGAAATCACTCTGACTGCATTTCCAGCATCCGCGTTAGCGGCGACATTCGTCGCATTCCTCAATCTTTTGATGATTCTTTTCTGGTTTCGAGAAACGTTAAAGAAAGATCCGGAGGCTCCGAAACAGAAGAAAACGCATCCGATATTAGGGGTCTTTACTTCTAAAAACAGGGAAGTCGTTTTGTATTCCCTTCTTTACTTTATCTTTGTTTTTGCCTTTTCGGGATTTGAATTCTCGATCAATTTTTATCTGAGTCAATTTTTGAATTACTCTCCGAGCGAGATCGGTTTTACCTTTGTTTATATCGGTATGATCATCGTTCTGATTCAGGGTGGTGTTTTCCGAAAACTTTCCGGTAAAGTAAAAGAAACCCGTCTCGTAAGAGCCGGTTCGATCTCCCTCTTGTTGGGTTTTGCACTTCTTTACTTTGTTTCCAATTCGTATCAGCTTTTTATCGCTCTTACATTTTTATCTTCGGGAAGCGCACTCCTACACCCTTCTCTTTCCACGTTAGTTTCCTTGGTTTCGGGAAAAGAAGAACAAGGAACCAACCTCGGAATGTTTCGAAGTCTTGCTTCCTTGGGAAGAGGACTCGCTCCCTTTGGATTCTGTCTGATCTACTTTAGCAAAGGACCTGCGGTCTCTTTTCTCACTTCGGGAATCATTTGTTTTTGTTTTCTTCTTCTGATTTGGAAATTAAAACAGCCGGGACATTCTCATTCTTAATCCCCTTTCCTAAAAAACGGGTGATTCTTGGTCTTTCGATTTGAATCTCGGTTCGATCTGCACGGACAAAAGAAAACTGTTTTTTTCGCCCGTTTAAGGAGCGCAACCTCCATTGACTTCGAACGCGCCGATGGAAAATCCGAGCGAACCGAGAGGCACCGGATCGGGTGCGGAGTTGTTGCTCCTCACAGTTCCTACCAAATCGATCTGCGTAAAAAATCCGATCGCCCCCGGAAGGATCTGTCCTCCAAAAAGGGAATTACAACGGGAACTGGCCCCCAGCTTAAAAACGTCGAAGGGACCGACCGGAGGCAAAAACGACGGATTGTGACCAAAGTTTACCTGTCCCGCATTGGTTAGAAACGTAGCGCATCCGGGAGTTCTTCTCAGAGGCGCCGGTTCCGGGGCACAAAATTGAAAGGGTCCGTTTGCAGTTACGGCGACCGCAGTGGAGCAACCCGAAAAATTATTTCCTCGAATCTCCGACGAACCTCCGATCGTATTGGTTGTATCGTAGTTCAGACAATAACTTTGAGTGGTCGCAAAAGGATTTGCGAAAATCTGATTGTTCACAAGAGATACCTCCGTTAATGAAGCCGGATTTCCCTGTTGAATGATTCCGATCGAACGCGCCGTGCCGACTCCGCCGTAAACGGAATTGTGAGCGATGATCAAATCCGGAGAATCGATTTCGAGCGCCATAATCCCGTAACTATTCAAGGCGGAAACGACAGGAGAAGCGATCACTTGATGAGAATTGATCAGGTTATTTGCGATATACACGAGTTGAGTCGCCGAAAAAGTCAAATTGCTGATCCAAATTCCGACGGAAGCGTCATCGTTGGATACTCCGGAATGCGACGCTCCGCTGACGGCATTGTTTAAAATGATCGCATTCGTATTGTTCATCAAAAGAATTCCAGCGGAGCGGGAGTTGCCGCTCCCGCCGACGATATAATTTCCGATGATATGCAGTCTCGGAATGGAAACCGCGGAGATTCCGGAATTAACGCATAAAAAACAATACGCACCCGTCGAAGTGGAACCGAAAATCGCGTTCTCGGTAATGAGAATTCGATTCGAACCTACGTTGATCGTATCCAAAAGAATCCCCGCAGAATTTCCATTGTTCGGATTTGTGAGAATTCTAAATCCTTTGATTACGATGTCGAACGGAGTCGTCAGTCCCGGCGTATTAAAAATCGGAGCGCAGGAAGAGTTCACTCCTGCTCCGCCGCAAGCTCCAGCCGAAATCTGATCGCGGATGGTAGTAGTGTAAATATTAGAATCGCGAATCGTAAAAGAAGTGTTAAATCCTCCGATCAATTGCAAACCGGAACCTAATTGAATTCTTTCAAACATCGCATTGATGTCATACGTGCCTTGAGAAACTAAAACCGAACAAATGGTTCCGGGCGTACACTGGCTTGCCGCATAACGTATGGAATCACAGGCGTTTGCGATCGTATTGCAGGAGCCCGATGACGCGACCCCTCCCACAGAAACGTATTTCACGTTACCCGCAACCGACAGTCTAGCAGGACGCGGAATTTGAAACGGTTTTCCGGTTCCGGCCTCGGTACAGCCTGCTAGTTGAATACACTGATCCGAACCGATCGGCCACGTCGCCGCGGGAGAAATGGTAACTTGATTTCCCGTTACATTCAGAGGCGCGGCGGACGCCTGTAGATCCACATTACACGTCGTTGGAGGCGCCGGAGTCGGGGCTGTATAAACGCAACTACCCGGCTGAACCGGTTTGGAAAATGTGACCGTTATATTGGCCGAATTCAAAAGCGCGGTTTGGTTGGGGGGATTCGTTCCGATTGCGCTTAAACAATTCACGTTCAATGTCACGGATGCACCGTTCACGGTTCCGGATGCTGGAGGAACCGGCTCGAGAATACAGGTATGGTTGTTAGGATTGGATTGAATAGAAACGGAGTACGTAGCCTGATCTGGAATTCGACCGGAAAATTGATAAATTCCATCTGTGGTAATATTCAAAGTATCAACCGTACCGCTGAGAACGGAAAGCGAACCCGTCGCGGAACTTGCGATGCCGAAAACGTTCAGACTGATCTGAAAAAAAGTTGTTCCGCAGTTGATCTCGACAAGGTTAGATGTTTCCGTGATGATACCCATCGGGTTTGTGATCAAACAAGTCTGATTCGGAATTGTAACGGGTTGCGAAAGGATTGATACGTTGAAATCTGATGACTTAGGTTTTGCGGAAGGGAATGTGAA
This is a stretch of genomic DNA from Leptospira stimsonii. It encodes these proteins:
- a CDS encoding LIC_11959 family protein codes for the protein MVSILFFVCISGVSAQEVHRAAATYRSSISFDEKRIADIKESLNTQSPNFPETIKLFFQELKGNYAVFYDWNGETVYYKYRMNKFDKSRARMVRKLAEGAAYEVRGRWEGMIVYQVSTIPHFKKASEVTLEDKKGRFSIPVFDLGEFRELALDEIIY
- a CDS encoding alpha/beta hydrolase, with translation MAELLEKKPSTRKRRGKSGLNVSPDDIFIFPVPDYTYKFLEKVWSAFVNKLVALTFTNNQPMFNYAVFEAIQDKNLKIVSSATHFKMKEIATRIGLKDIQEFINRALPVSIQDQDNLSANFIREAIISVETKKRPEVVFSSLKDEKIHPNLRHLLSGTMNYAAGIPLFVKGNPIGMIWGIRRDRMTDEQREEVREQLSSLYDVVDFVVAREMDNKADPYIAKKNIEKADLHSYAKHLYYTRTSGQVHPVTSIIFDCHTYNCSYRLDASYIIPSSNGFSVSLKRFEPEKTNDTGKILLLIPGFFCRRSVMDKVAREMALKYGYRVFSMDMRGRSRQTLPYNGIKEGWTIDDFIQEDFPAVLNWIRESFPKEKIVVMGHSMGGMIPRYYASAYETFVAKYPQTKVPLPDPKEAISGIISVTSPNFVSVGTNIPGMNAIKTGLSLLPTKSISDFIFDLTTFSLQSTLPTVDLNKFFKFLLGLHSSLRTVSFELSTKVVNLRDFVGYRQISPPEWYFLIEDIFCEESTKVILQFIRSQLSKDHAFFSFDGSINYTELQKNFELPIYSVLGTLDKIVPVDSVEEELKALPSKNNQIVKFDQGHLGILFHMPTVREMCAGFHDWIQKLD
- a CDS encoding bifunctional nuclease family protein, encoding MDLVEAKISDISLTNVGFAVFLKTKDDSDSRVVPIFIGPLETHSITSVLDGTKPPRPMTHDLMTVLLTTLNVSIVKISIEEIIDNTFYAKITLRKDEDVIILDARPSDSIALALRANAPIYLAKKVIEEAGIEMKDEEIPGESIAREKISQLPKTQLEILQESLNNALKTEDYESAARIRDQIKKLIENS
- a CDS encoding phasin-related domain-containing protein, translated to MEKLLMDILNAGIALFQNGEGRIKQSLAELDKIYQELREKGEANQSFKANQVRELLNKTVQDATEILSKGGEGRQEALAKLQENFIRLSAEVESSIPEQFKAAARTTLDELKQLLSRKQ
- a CDS encoding MFS transporter — translated: MNKLSFVLFFTVFIDMMGFSVIFPIFPETLKIFLAKSGDPVLDKFTDLTRILMEASGGDWSLFVALFGGIVASLYSLLQFAFAPIWGRISDRIGRKPILVFTSLGSFFGYAVWLFSGSFSLFVFSRVITGMMGGNISVASAAMADITSEKDRAKGMGLIGAGVGLGFIAGPPIGGLFAKVDLSFFELLFPEITLTAFPASALAATFVAFLNLLMILFWFRETLKKDPEAPKQKKTHPILGVFTSKNREVVLYSLLYFIFVFAFSGFEFSINFYLSQFLNYSPSEIGFTFVYIGMIIVLIQGGVFRKLSGKVKETRLVRAGSISLLLGFALLYFVSNSYQLFIALTFLSSGSALLHPSLSTLVSLVSGKEEQGTNLGMFRSLASLGRGLAPFGFCLIYFSKGPAVSFLTSGIICFCFLLLIWKLKQPGHSHS